The Paraburkholderia largidicola DNA segment GCCGTCGTGGCCACGCTCGGCTGCCTTGCGGCGAGTCATGCCGCATTGGCCGCGTCATCGCCGTGCGGCAAGGACGACGCGCTGCAGATCCGCGGCGACACGCCGGGCGCGATCAGCTATGACGTGTATCGCCAGTTGCGCCCGCTCGACGCGCATCGACTCGCGCTCTTTCAGGACGCGGGCACCGTGAAGCGTCTGCCCGACGGTCTCGGCGTTTGCGAAATCGCCGATGACGGCGTCGCCGATCCGTCCGCTGTGCTCGTGCATGTGCCGCAAGGCAAGATGGCCTGGTGGGTCAGCGCGGCTAACGTCGAGAATGCGGACTGAGTTCGCACCGAACTTGCCGGACCGTGCGGCGCGCTATCTGTCGCCCTGCGTTGCTCCGGGGCACGTTTCTGGCTACGCTGACTGTCGAAGCGGCACCAAATCGCACAGAAACGGCACAGAAACAGCACGGCTTCGAGGTCCGGCATGCAGCGCCAATCCGGCTAGCGGCATGACCACCATCAACTGAGAGCGTGGCGCGTATGAAGATCATCGTGTGGAACATTCCCGAATCTTGCTCCGAGCAGGAAGTACGTGATTTTCTCGGCCACGAACTCGGTCACTATGCAAAAGACATCGAAGTGTTCGAGCAGGGTACGCCGAACGCGTACGCGAAGGTCGATGTCGAAGCCGACGAAGCCTATGTCGCCGAGGTCATTGCGCAGCAGTTCACCGGCAAGCAGTTGGGCGGCGTCGCGCTGCAGGTTAGCGCCGTGCCGTTCGGCGGCGACGAAGCGCCGCCGCGCAAGTAACTCGCACAATCGCGCGTTCAATCGAATGGCGTGTAAGGCAGCGCGCGCTTGTGATGCGTGCTGTCGTAAAAGCGCATGACGGTGTCGAATACCGCATCGCTTACCGGCTTGCCTTCGAGAAAATCGTCGATGTCCTCGTAGCGGATGCCGTAGGCGTCTTCGTCCGGACGTTGAGGGCGCAACATTTCGAGGTCGGCGGTCGGCACCTTGTGCGCGAGCGCGTCGTTTGCGCCGAGCGCTTGGGCGAGCGCGCGCACGCGCCGCTTGGTCAGGCCCGCGAGCGGCAGCACGTCGGCGCCGCCGTCGCCGAACTTCGTGAAAAACCCCATCACCGATTCCGCAGCGTGGTCCGTGCCGATCACGATGCCGCGCCGCGCGCTCGCCGCCGCCGCGTACTGCGCGATCATCCGCTGACGCGCCTTGATATTGCCGTGGACGAAGTCCTGTTGCGACGCGTCGGCGAAGGACAGGCCGCTCGCGCTGAGCGAGGCGAGCATCGCGTCGGCAGGGGGGCGGATATCGACGGTCAATGTCTCGTCGGGTCGAACGAAGGAGAGCGATTGCTGCGCATCCGCTTCATCGTGCTGGACACCGTACGGCAGGCGCATCGCGACGAAGCGCGCGTCGTATTGCGCGTCGCGCAGACGTTCGACGGCGAGCTGCGCAAGCCGTCCCGCCGTCGACGAATCGACGCCGCCGCTGATGCCGAGCACATAGGCGGCAAGTCCGTTCGCCCGCAGATAATCGGCGAGAAACGCAACTCGCCGTTCGATTTCGCGCGCGGCGTCGAAATTGTCCGCGACGTGCAGTTCGGCTGCAATCTGCCGCTGACGCGCGGCGCGTTGCTGCTGGTCCATCGACGTTCTCCTTGGCAAATGACGCAGGTATCACTGGCGATGATGGCATGAAGTGCTGAACTCGATGCGCCGTCACACATTGTCTGGTTTAATGTGGCATACCCATAATTAAATCTGAACGATCAGGGCTTTAAATCGACAGATGCAATAGCCGTCCGATATCGGACGGCGCGAGAGCACGGCGCGGGTACAACGTTTCCGCGCTGGAGGACACCCGGCAGCACGCCACGAGCGATTGCGCGGGTTGGGCGACTGGCAGTGACGTTCCAATAAAATGATCAGCAAAAAACAGAACTGGGTAGTTATTCCGCCTGCACGAGAGAGGGCGGATGCGCAGAGCGGCACGCTGCGCAGTGATAACGGGGATAGGGCGATCCACACGATCGCGTCGATATCGCGTGCGCGGTCGTGCGTGCGTTCATACGCGCGCCGGTCGGCGTCGTGGTTCGGTGTGTCGTTGGCGCTTTCGCTGACTTCGGTGCTTGCCGCTCCCACGCTCACGCAAAGCGCGCATGCCGCCGATGCGCCCCCAGTCGCGTCCAATGCCGCCGTCGACGCATCGTCCGTCGCGGCGCGCGATGCCGTCGGCCGCGTGGACCCGCGCCGCGCGCTATTGATGCGCGACGTGTTCGCGCGCAGCGTAATGCGCCGTCTAACAGTGCCAGCCGCAGAGCAGCGCGCGTATGGCGAGCGTCTGCAGCAAGCGCTCGCGCAGAAAGATCTGGGCAATCTGTCGGGCGAGTATGTGGTGCTCGTCGATCGCAACGAGAACGTGCAGGCGCTCTTCATCTACTTTCGCGCGGCGCCTCTGGACGCGTGGCAGATGATCGGCGCGTCGCCCGTCGCGACGGGAAGGCCGGGCCAGTTCGATCACTTCATCACGCCGCTCGGCGTGTTCGAGCACACGCCCGACAACATGGATTTCCGCGCGGAAGGCACGATGAACCAGAACGGCATCCGCGGCTACGGCAAGCACGACATGCGCATCTTCGATCTCGGCTGGGCGCAGGGCGAGCGCGGCTGGGGCAAGGGCGGCATGTCGCAGATGCGCTTCCAGATGCACGCAACCGATCCCGACAAGCTCGAGCCGATTCTCGGCATTCGCCATTCGAAAGGCTGCGTGCGGATACCGGCGTCGCTCAACGTGTTCCTCGATCACTACGGCATTCTCGACAGGGAGTACGAGGCGCTCGTCGCCGAGGGGCGCTCGTTGTGGGTGCTGCATTCGGATCGCGTCGCGACGCCTTGGGCGGGACGCTATATCGTCGTCGTCGATTC contains these protein-coding regions:
- a CDS encoding RNA-binding protein, with product MKIIVWNIPESCSEQEVRDFLGHELGHYAKDIEVFEQGTPNAYAKVDVEADEAYVAEVIAQQFTGKQLGGVALQVSAVPFGGDEAPPRK
- the nadE gene encoding ammonia-dependent NAD(+) synthetase; protein product: MDQQQRAARQRQIAAELHVADNFDAAREIERRVAFLADYLRANGLAAYVLGISGGVDSSTAGRLAQLAVERLRDAQYDARFVAMRLPYGVQHDEADAQQSLSFVRPDETLTVDIRPPADAMLASLSASGLSFADASQQDFVHGNIKARQRMIAQYAAAASARRGIVIGTDHAAESVMGFFTKFGDGGADVLPLAGLTKRRVRALAQALGANDALAHKVPTADLEMLRPQRPDEDAYGIRYEDIDDFLEGKPVSDAVFDTVMRFYDSTHHKRALPYTPFD
- a CDS encoding L,D-transpeptidase; amino-acid sequence: MISKKQNWVVIPPARERADAQSGTLRSDNGDRAIHTIASISRARSCVRSYARRSASWFGVSLALSLTSVLAAPTLTQSAHAADAPPVASNAAVDASSVAARDAVGRVDPRRALLMRDVFARSVMRRLTVPAAEQRAYGERLQQALAQKDLGNLSGEYVVLVDRNENVQALFIYFRAAPLDAWQMIGASPVATGRPGQFDHFITPLGVFEHTPDNMDFRAEGTMNQNGIRGYGKHDMRIFDLGWAQGERGWGKGGMSQMRFQMHATDPDKLEPILGIRHSKGCVRIPASLNVFLDHYGILDREYEALVAEGRSLWVLHSDRVATPWAGRYIVVVDSQRKARPAWSPLPSGKVRAKVPANADTAD